The Planctomycetaceae bacterium genome has a segment encoding these proteins:
- a CDS encoding NAD-dependent epimerase/dehydratase family protein, translating to MQEELELQETRRTAVQPTHTNTDLIEMAKRSLGSGRRILITGGTGFVGSALAQVLCDAGNDVTITGRSRFRVRSDGRFVAANISNSEEVDELCRDQEIIFHCAAMTSPWGSLHQHRSVNLDGTENVVRACVKHQVQRLVHVSSTAIYFQFRDSDITDESPLPSRFSCAYAQSKAEAERVVEAAIQNGLNAYIVRARAVFGPGDNALLPRLILAAQQGRLRQIGNNLCDLTYIDNLLAGLILAADVRRTVGCCTITNNSPVRLWPLLHEVLAKTTEGYDPSRQIPRWLAMLFARGMEWKHRLLKLRGEPGITRYSVGLLAHQQTFTSAAAGRDLDYQPIVSVEDGIQRTLTSMKQRPLLSGTHSPQVTVRFYSTGYIEFGRHRADRSGSKERTRFHATIALITHPRFGSILFDAGYSPDFFAATQRWPYRLYRWATKVHTDEHWTPKAWLRREGIAPEDLRLILVSHFHGDHICGLNAFPNAEFITLAKTWEMARHRSGFDAVRRGILPDLIPRDFGNRVHTIHELHDPGLGDGQLRTCHDLFRDGSIRLFNLDGHAHGQMGVLLNTEGAKQVFLVADSFWTRTEIQRRLKPTRDFRMIADHYRAALRTRESICDLAQQVPSIQFVCTHCPDFAREQQFDEVLLSVRERPPLMMQINTMEE from the coding sequence ATGCAGGAAGAATTAGAATTGCAGGAAACCCGACGAACCGCCGTGCAGCCGACCCACACGAATACTGATTTGATCGAAATGGCCAAACGTTCGCTGGGGTCCGGCCGACGAATTCTGATCACAGGTGGCACCGGCTTTGTGGGTTCGGCACTGGCACAGGTGCTTTGTGACGCCGGAAATGATGTGACCATAACAGGACGCAGCCGTTTCCGTGTTCGCAGTGACGGTCGATTTGTCGCAGCCAACATTTCTAATTCGGAAGAGGTCGATGAACTGTGCCGCGATCAGGAAATCATTTTCCATTGTGCGGCAATGACATCACCATGGGGATCGCTTCACCAGCACCGCTCTGTGAATCTGGATGGCACAGAAAATGTCGTTCGAGCCTGCGTGAAACATCAGGTGCAGCGATTGGTTCACGTCTCTTCAACGGCCATCTACTTTCAGTTTCGTGACAGTGATATTACCGATGAAAGCCCGCTGCCATCACGATTCAGTTGTGCGTATGCTCAATCGAAAGCTGAAGCAGAACGTGTTGTTGAGGCCGCCATTCAAAACGGGCTGAATGCTTACATCGTTCGAGCTCGCGCTGTGTTTGGACCGGGAGACAATGCACTATTACCGCGTTTGATCCTGGCGGCTCAGCAGGGTCGGCTTCGGCAGATTGGTAACAATCTGTGCGATCTGACGTACATTGATAACCTTCTGGCCGGCCTGATTCTGGCGGCTGATGTGAGACGCACCGTTGGTTGTTGCACCATTACAAACAATTCGCCCGTCCGGCTGTGGCCGCTGCTGCACGAGGTGCTTGCAAAGACAACGGAAGGTTATGATCCGAGTCGCCAGATTCCCCGATGGCTGGCGATGTTGTTTGCGCGTGGCATGGAGTGGAAACATCGTCTGCTGAAACTTCGTGGAGAACCAGGTATCACGCGGTATTCCGTTGGCCTGCTTGCTCACCAGCAAACATTTACATCCGCTGCAGCAGGAAGAGACCTCGACTATCAACCGATTGTATCCGTGGAAGACGGCATTCAGCGCACCCTGACATCCATGAAGCAGAGGCCTCTGCTTTCCGGTACCCATTCGCCGCAGGTCACGGTTCGATTCTATTCGACCGGCTACATCGAATTCGGTCGACATCGCGCGGATCGTTCAGGCTCAAAGGAACGCACTCGTTTTCACGCAACCATTGCATTGATTACGCATCCCCGGTTTGGTTCGATTTTGTTCGATGCTGGATACAGTCCTGATTTCTTTGCTGCAACGCAGCGCTGGCCGTATCGCCTTTATCGCTGGGCAACCAAAGTCCACACGGACGAACACTGGACACCGAAAGCCTGGCTGCGTCGAGAAGGAATTGCCCCGGAAGATTTGCGGCTGATTCTGGTTTCGCATTTTCACGGCGATCACATCTGTGGTCTGAACGCGTTTCCGAATGCAGAATTCATTACACTCGCCAAAACCTGGGAGATGGCGCGTCACCGAAGTGGGTTCGATGCGGTTCGGCGGGGCATTCTTCCCGACTTAATTCCACGGGATTTCGGAAACCGAGTTCACACGATCCATGAACTCCATGACCCGGGTCTCGGTGATGGTCAGCTGAGAACGTGCCACGACTTGTTTCGAGATGGCAGTATCAGGTTGTTTAACCTGGATGGACACGCGCATGGTCAAATGGGAGTGCTGCTCAATACCGAAGGAGCAAAGCAGGTGTTTCTGGTCGCCGATTCCTTCTGGACTCGCACAGAAATTCAACGCCGACTCAAACCGACACGCGACTTTCGAATGATTGCTGATCACTATCGGGCTGCTTTACGAACCCGGGAGTCGATTTGCGATCTCGCGCAGCAGGTCCCGTCAATCCAGTTCGTGTGCACGCACTGCCCGGACTTTGCCAGAGAACAGCAGTTCGACGAAGTGCTTTTGAGTGTACGGGAACGGCCGCCTCTGATGATGCAGATCAACACCATGGAAGAATGA
- a CDS encoding Re/Si-specific NAD(P)(+) transhydrogenase subunit alpha, with product MSQTFVAGVPREADPEERRVALVPQSLPALKKLNVDVILQAGAGEAAGFPDALYREKGATIVDDRDAVYSQAGIILQVRTLGACGDYGDADVGRFRSGQVVISGCEPLWCPQGVQRAAASGATIFSLELVPRITRAQSMDILSSMATIAGYRAVLLAATAAPRMFPLMMTAAGTLKPARVMVIGAGVAGLQAIASAKRLGAVVLGYDIRPAVREQVESLGGKFVELDVKADDAESKGGYAKEMSDDFYRRQQEALKKVIAECDVVITTAAIPGRKAPVLLTKEMAEAMAPGSVIVDIAAERGGNCEVTVPGQTIQHNGITVIGPVNLASSIPVHASEMFSKNITTFLTPLIKSGELKIDLNDEVLRETLVARDGEVVNPRVRSLLELPDLAPVTGTT from the coding sequence ATGAGTCAGACGTTTGTTGCAGGAGTTCCGCGCGAGGCGGATCCGGAAGAACGCCGTGTCGCCCTTGTTCCCCAGTCTCTGCCTGCTCTGAAAAAGCTGAATGTGGACGTGATTCTGCAGGCGGGAGCGGGTGAGGCAGCCGGGTTTCCTGATGCGTTGTACCGCGAGAAGGGCGCGACCATTGTCGATGATCGTGATGCTGTCTATTCTCAGGCTGGCATCATCCTTCAGGTGCGAACACTGGGTGCCTGCGGAGATTATGGAGACGCAGATGTTGGCCGGTTTCGCTCCGGACAGGTGGTCATCAGCGGTTGTGAACCGCTCTGGTGTCCTCAGGGCGTTCAGCGAGCCGCGGCATCCGGCGCGACGATTTTTTCGCTGGAGCTGGTCCCGCGGATCACGCGTGCACAGAGTATGGATATTCTGTCTTCGATGGCGACAATCGCCGGCTACCGAGCTGTCCTGCTGGCCGCAACCGCCGCGCCGAGAATGTTCCCTCTGATGATGACAGCAGCCGGCACACTAAAGCCGGCCCGGGTCATGGTGATTGGCGCCGGAGTCGCCGGTTTGCAGGCAATCGCATCGGCCAAACGACTGGGGGCTGTCGTGCTTGGCTACGACATACGTCCCGCGGTTCGCGAGCAGGTGGAAAGTCTGGGCGGCAAATTTGTGGAGCTGGATGTCAAGGCAGACGATGCCGAATCGAAAGGCGGCTACGCCAAAGAAATGTCGGACGACTTTTATCGACGGCAGCAGGAAGCATTGAAGAAAGTCATTGCAGAATGTGATGTGGTGATTACCACAGCAGCCATTCCCGGCAGGAAAGCGCCAGTGCTGCTGACAAAAGAGATGGCCGAAGCGATGGCGCCGGGATCTGTGATTGTGGACATCGCGGCAGAACGAGGTGGTAACTGCGAAGTGACGGTGCCGGGACAGACCATTCAGCACAATGGAATTACGGTGATTGGTCCCGTGAATCTGGCCTCCAGTATTCCTGTCCATGCGAGTGAAATGTTCAGCAAGAACATCACCACTTTTCTCACACCGCTGATCAAGTCCGGAGAGCTGAAGATTGATCTGAATGACGAAGTCCTGCGTGAAACACTGGTTGCCAGGGATGGTGAGGTTGTGAATCCACGTGTTCGAAGTTTGCTGGAGCTTCCCGATCTGGCCCCGGTTACTGGTACGACGTGA
- a CDS encoding NAD(P) transhydrogenase subunit alpha produces the protein MTPLILLLADESPAGERAAEMLTEAIAAAQNSGSSTLLLLLTIFVLAVFVGTEIISKIPPTLHTPLMSGSNAISGITLLGAILAGGNDSGTLATVLGMAAVILATVNVVGGFVVTNRMLSMFKSRK, from the coding sequence ATGACACCACTGATCTTACTTCTTGCCGACGAATCACCAGCCGGGGAACGGGCAGCCGAAATGCTGACTGAGGCAATTGCCGCCGCGCAGAATTCAGGCAGCAGCACCCTGTTGCTGTTGTTGACGATTTTTGTTCTGGCGGTCTTCGTTGGTACGGAAATCATTTCGAAAATCCCTCCCACGTTACACACGCCCCTGATGTCGGGATCGAATGCAATTTCCGGGATCACACTTCTGGGTGCAATTCTGGCCGGCGGGAATGACAGCGGAACACTGGCCACAGTTCTGGGGATGGCGGCTGTGATTCTGGCGACGGTGAATGTCGTTGGAGGTTTCGTGGTGACAAATCGCATGTTGTCGATGTTTAAGTCCCGGAAATAG
- a CDS encoding NAD(P)(+) transhydrogenase (Re/Si-specific) subunit beta gives MNTALIDLCYLISAVMFIIGLKGMTRPRTAVRGNLIGSAAMLLAVIATLMHYQVVSYAGLIVGMLIGSVIGVILALRVEMTAMPQLVALFNGLGGGASVLVAGAWLAGKEFAGDLAANNSVADALTATGASGLIGAVTLSGSLVAFAKLQELKFIRDFNAPWQKPANLFLAGACILLCALMVLQPAHAQAYFWIMSLLALAMGVLLVVSIGGADMPVVIALLNSYSGIAASATGFVLQNNLLIIAGSLVGASGILLTRIMCTAMNRSLAAVLFGTLQAKTKSKSDDDIYANVKSSSAEEVAMMLEVAQKVLIIPGYGMAVAQAQHAVRDLTNLLTARDIDVEFGIHPVAGRMPGHMNVLLAEADIAYERLKEMDEVNSTMDQVDVAIVLGANDVVNPLARTDPDSPIAGMPVIDADRARTVVVVKRSLSPGFAGIANPLFAMDNSLMLFADGKQAIVDIVKALQEG, from the coding sequence GTGAACACGGCATTGATCGACTTGTGTTATCTGATTTCGGCAGTGATGTTTATCATCGGCCTGAAAGGCATGACTCGCCCCAGAACGGCGGTCCGCGGGAACCTGATCGGGTCGGCAGCAATGCTGCTGGCCGTCATTGCAACCCTCATGCATTATCAGGTGGTGAGCTATGCTGGCCTGATCGTGGGAATGCTGATCGGCAGCGTGATCGGAGTCATTCTGGCGCTGCGAGTTGAAATGACCGCCATGCCGCAGCTGGTGGCGTTGTTCAATGGACTCGGTGGTGGTGCTTCGGTACTGGTCGCCGGGGCATGGCTGGCCGGAAAGGAATTTGCAGGTGATCTTGCAGCAAACAACAGTGTCGCCGACGCTCTGACGGCGACGGGGGCATCAGGCCTGATCGGTGCGGTTACCCTGTCCGGAAGTCTGGTTGCCTTCGCGAAGCTGCAGGAACTGAAGTTCATTCGTGATTTCAATGCCCCCTGGCAAAAGCCGGCAAATTTGTTCCTTGCGGGCGCGTGTATTTTGCTTTGTGCTTTGATGGTGCTGCAGCCAGCGCATGCACAGGCCTACTTCTGGATCATGTCGCTGCTGGCACTGGCGATGGGTGTTTTGCTGGTCGTTTCGATTGGCGGTGCCGACATGCCGGTGGTCATTGCACTCTTGAATTCGTATTCGGGAATTGCTGCTTCGGCGACGGGGTTTGTTCTTCAAAACAACCTGCTGATTATCGCGGGTTCCCTGGTCGGCGCTTCGGGTATTCTGCTGACGCGCATTATGTGTACAGCCATGAATCGGAGCCTTGCCGCCGTACTGTTTGGCACGCTGCAGGCAAAGACAAAATCGAAATCCGATGACGATATTTATGCCAACGTGAAATCGTCTTCGGCCGAAGAAGTGGCCATGATGCTGGAGGTTGCTCAAAAGGTCCTGATCATTCCCGGGTACGGTATGGCTGTGGCTCAGGCCCAGCATGCAGTTCGAGATCTGACCAACCTGTTAACAGCACGCGATATTGATGTTGAATTCGGCATTCATCCGGTCGCCGGTCGAATGCCGGGCCACATGAACGTTCTTCTGGCAGAAGCAGACATTGCCTACGAACGGCTTAAAGAGATGGACGAAGTCAATTCCACGATGGATCAGGTCGACGTCGCGATTGTGCTTGGTGCCAATGACGTCGTGAACCCATTGGCCCGAACAGACCCTGACAGCCCCATTGCCGGAATGCCCGTCATCGATGCCGATCGCGCCAGGACAGTTGTCGTGGTGAAACGAAGTCTGAGTCCCGGATTCGCAGGGATCGCTAACCCATTGTTTGCGATGGACAACTCTCTGATGCTGTTTGCGGACGGCAAGCAGGCCATTGTCGACATCGTGAAAGCGCTGCAGGAAGGCTGA
- a CDS encoding type III pantothenate kinase — MADESSFTVLAIDVGNTRAKFGLFRCKVGAKSESASEKHEFGSANRHSAASPIESVPAAIAIVASVLEKAVAPGEMLREWTRSLPCDLPKIAVVAGSEVDQRDQLVSDWPLDRCRPVVIDHFGQIPIGVDVEMPDRVGIDRLLDCWAAWQMTGCRNAVIAVDSGTATTVDLLTSDGIFRGGSILPGLRLSAHAMHDYTARLPLLNTDAEQIELPLLPGRNTEDAMRAGLFIGQLGAVRELVQRLNEANCRIGRTTSGSPVATELASGPETSTPPSLFVTGGGGRQLVRHLPGALFVDSLALHGLAMLAPIEV, encoded by the coding sequence ATGGCAGACGAATCGTCATTCACAGTACTTGCTATCGACGTGGGAAACACGAGAGCCAAATTCGGTTTGTTCCGTTGCAAAGTTGGTGCAAAGTCTGAATCTGCATCTGAGAAACACGAATTCGGCTCAGCAAACAGGCACTCTGCGGCATCCCCGATAGAGTCAGTGCCGGCAGCGATTGCGATTGTGGCGAGTGTTCTGGAAAAAGCCGTTGCGCCTGGTGAGATGCTCCGTGAATGGACACGCTCCCTGCCCTGCGACTTGCCGAAAATTGCTGTGGTTGCAGGCAGCGAAGTGGACCAGCGAGATCAATTGGTCTCCGATTGGCCGCTTGACCGCTGCCGACCGGTAGTGATCGATCATTTCGGCCAGATTCCCATCGGCGTTGATGTCGAGATGCCGGACCGAGTGGGAATCGATCGATTGCTGGATTGCTGGGCAGCATGGCAGATGACTGGTTGTCGAAACGCAGTCATCGCAGTGGATTCAGGGACCGCAACGACGGTGGATCTGTTGACCAGCGACGGGATTTTTCGCGGGGGAAGCATTCTGCCCGGCTTGCGATTGTCGGCCCACGCAATGCATGACTACACAGCAAGACTGCCTTTGTTGAATACAGATGCAGAACAAATCGAGCTACCCTTGCTGCCCGGCCGCAACACTGAGGATGCCATGAGAGCCGGCTTGTTCATTGGACAACTGGGAGCTGTCAGGGAACTTGTTCAGCGTTTGAACGAAGCCAACTGTCGAATCGGCAGAACGACATCAGGATCGCCCGTCGCAACAGAATTGGCATCAGGACCAGAGACATCAACGCCTCCATCGTTGTTTGTCACGGGAGGCGGAGGGCGACAGCTCGTTCGTCACCTTCCAGGTGCTTTATTCGTGGACAGCCTTGCATTACATGGTCTTGCCATGCTCGCACCGATCGAAGTGTAG